The DNA sequence CTTCCGCGGCTTCGCCGCTGCGGCCGTGCACGGCGACCTCGGCCAGGGTGCCCGCGAGCGGGCACTGCGGGCGTTCCGCGCCGGCAAGATCGACGTGCTGGTCGCCACCGACGTCGCCGCGCGCGGCCTGGACGTCTCCGGCGTCACCCACGTCATCAACTACGACTGCCCGGACGACCCGGAGACGTACGTGCACCGCATCGGCCGCACCGGCCGCGCCGGAGCCACCGGTGTCGCGGTGACCTTCGTCGACTGGGAGGACATGCCCCGCTGGCGGATCGTCGAGAAGACGCTCAGCCTGGAGCTGACCGGTCCGGACGGCCCGGTCGAGACATACCACACCTCGCCGTGGGTCTACTCAGACCTGGACATCCCCACCGACATCACCGGCACCCTGCCCAGCGCGCAGCGCTCCCGGGCCGGGCTGTCGGCCGAGGTGGAGGAGGACCTGGGCGGCAGCCGCAGGGGCGTGCGCAACAAGCGCGGCCCCGCCGAGCAGGCTGCTCCCCCGCGTGAGCGCAGCCCGCGCCGCCGCCGTCGCCTCACCGACGAGGCGGACGTCGAGGCCGTCCCGGCCGACGCCGAGGCGTCGGACCCGGCCGAGGAGGCCGGCACGGCCGACGGCACCAGCCGCAGCCGCAGCCGGCGTCGCCGCCGTCGCAGCGGTGCCGCCGCGGCCGCCTCGGTGACGCACGAGCACGAGGGCAGCACCGAGCCGGCGCCGCCGCGCGAGCCGACGCTGGTCGTCGAGTTCTCCGACAACGCGGCCCCGGCCGACCCGGCGGAGGCGCCCGCCCGCTCGCGCCGTCGCCGTCGCCGCCCCACCACCACGACCACCGACTGAGGCGAGGAAAGGCACCTTCCACTCGCCGTACGCGGTAGAAGGTGCCTTTCTTCACGCTTGCGCACACGATGACGCCTTCCAGCCGGTAGAACCGGCTGGGGGGCGTTTTCTCGTGGGTACGGACGGACGGGGCGGGCGTGTACGGACCGAGGGTCAACCAAAAGTTTGAGGTTAGGCTTACCTTACTAACGTATGGTCCAGCCCATGAGTGAACCCTTCTCCGCCCGCCTGCGCACCGCCACCTGGACCGACCACAAGGCGGCCGAGCAGACGACGTTCCTCGACGACCTCACCCGGGGCCGTCTGCCGCTGGCCGCGCACGCCGCCCTCACCGCCCAGCACCACCTGATCTACGAGGTGCTGGAGGAGGCGGCCCGCCCCTGGGCCGGGCACCCGGTCGCCGGGGCGTTCCACCACGACGGGCTCACGCGCCTGCCCGCCCTCGCCGCGGACCTGGAGTTCCTGCTCGGCGCCGACTGGCGCGACGCGCTCAGTCCCGTGCCCGCCACCGCCGAGTACACCGCACGCCTGCGCGAGACCGCGTTCACCTGGCCCGGCGGCTACGTGGCCCACCACTACAACCGCTATCTGGGCGACCTGTCCGGCGGGCAGTACGTCGCCCGCGCCCTGGCCCGCGCATACCACCTCGACGGCGACGGCCTGCGCTTCTACGACTTCACCCCGCTCGGCGACCTGGACGCGTTCAAGAACGGCTACCGCGCCGCCCTCGACGCCGCCCCCTGGGACGGCGCGGAACAGGAGCGGATCGTCGACGAGGTGCGGCTGGCGTACCGGCTCAACACCGAGGTGCTCGCCGACCTCGGCCGGGTCCACCCCAACCCGTTCCCGCCCGAGGTCATCGCGCAGATCATGCGGCACATGAACGACGACCACGCCGGGGACTCGCTGCTCATCTGCCGCGCCGCCCTGCCCGAGCACACCCGGCCCCAGGCCTCGGCCGCCGTCATGTCCGGGATGGACGCCGTCGGCCTGGAGTTCCGCGCGGTGGTCGACGGGGTCGACACGCCGATCCGGGTCCCGTTCGCGCAGCGGCTCACCGAACGGGCGCAGGTCCGCGTCGAGGTCACGCGGCTGTACCGCGAGGCGTGCCAGGTCCTGGGCGTGCCAGCGCGCTAGCGGTACGCCGTCGCTGACCGTCCCGGCGTGCCCGGTCGTGGAAGACTGGGCAGGTGGAGACGGCTCACGAGGTACTCGTCGCGCTGGCCAGGCGATACGCCTTCGCAGAGGTCGCCGCACTGGTCTCGGCCGGTGCGGCGCTGACCGTCCACGACGTGGCGAGCGTGCAGCAGCTCTGCGCGTTCGGCCAGCGGCTGCTGGACCTCGACGCGGAGGACTTCGGCGAGAGCAACGCGGCGGCCGACGCCAACACCGAGCACGCCGTCGCCGACACCGTCGACGGCGACCAGGTGCCCGAGCCGCTGCGCGAGCGCGCCCTGGCCTGCCGGATGCCCCAGGCGCCGCGCGAGCAGCACCGCGGCGCCCTGGGCAGCATGCGCCCGGCGTACCGGCTGCTGCTGGAGGTCATCGGCGCCCGGTTCGACCGCGGCGAGACCAATGCGGTCGTCGCGGGCGTGCACATCGCCAGCGAGTACGCCGCGCTGCTGGCCTGGGAACGGGTCCTCAAGCACGCCGCCGACCCGGTGCGCATGCCCGCCTCGGTCGGCGGCGACGGCAGCGCCTGGGGCGACTTCGACGACCGCGAGTGCCCGCACACCAAGCCGGAGAAGTCCGCCGCGCGCCGCGCCCTGACCGTGGCGCACGAGAACACCGCCGGCTGGCGGGCGTACCTGGACCGCCAGCACTCCAACACCGCCCACGCGCTGTCGGTGTGCGCGGTCGGCTGCCACCGCCGCTGCACCGTGTACAGCCGCCTCGACGCACATCAGGCCGAGGTCGTCACGTACGGCTGCCGCCTGGCCGAAATGCTCAACGGGTCGGCGGTGGTGCGGCTGCGGCACAGCGCGCCGGTCGGGCACGGGTTCGGTGTGCCGTCGCGGCGCGAGCTGCTGGAGGCGTGGGGGCGTACCCGGGCGTCGCTCGCCAAGATCGCACCGGCGATCGGCGAGGAGGACGGGTTCGCGCTGCCCGGCTTCGCGACGCTGGTCTCGGAGCTGGCCGGTGAGCGGATGCGGCCCGACACGCTGCTCGCGGACACCGCGACCGCCCTGGCCGCCGCCCTGTCCCCCCGGGCCACCGCCACGGTCCCGGCCCCGCAGACACCCGCGACGGCCCCCACCAGCCTGTCCTGACCAGCCCTCCGGGCCGGTCGGCGCGGTCAGGACGGGTCGGTGAGCAGGGTGGCCAGGTGGGGGTGGATGTGCCACTGGTCGAGCAGGCTGTCCAGGTCCGGGTCGGCGGCAGGGGCCGCACCGGTACGGCGGGCACGGATCATCGCGTTGCGCGGGGTGTGCGCCGAGTCGATGAACTCCACCACCTCCACCGCGTACCCGTGCCGCCGCAGCAGCGCCGCGCGCACCGTGTCGGTCAGCACGTCGGCGAAGCGCTCCCGCAGGATGCCGTGCTCGGTCAGCATCGCGTACGCCCCCTGCGGCGGCCGCTTGCGCAGCTGCCGCGAGATGTCCTTGTGGCAGCACGGGGCGGCCAGGATCCACCGGGCGTCCCAGGTGATCGCCCGCGCCAGGGCGTCGTCGGTGGCGGTGTCGCAGGCGTGCAGCGCGAGCACCACGTCGGCGGTGTCGACCGGCGCGTCGGCGATGCTGCCCGCCACGAAGGTGACGTGCTCCTCCCAGCCGAGCCGGCGGGCCAGCGCGGTGTTGCGTTCGCGCTGGTCGGGCCGGATGTCCACGCCGGTCAGGCGCACGTCGACGCCCTGGCCGGACAGGTAGCGGTACGCCGCGAAGGTCAGGTACGCGTTGCCGCAGCCGAGGTCGACCACGTGCAGCGGCCGGGGCAGCTGCTCGGGATCGGGCAGGGTGGCGGCCAGCGCCCGCAGGAACGCGTCGACCTGGCGGCGCTTGGCGGCGTCGCCGCCGATCACGTCGTACAGCGGGTCGCCGGGGTCGATCAGGTGTTCCTTGGCCCGGTCGTGGCCGGTGCCGGCCGGTGGCGCGACGGCGGCGCCCCGGTGCAGCACGGCGCCCTTCTTGGTGGCCTGTAGCCGCAGCGAGCCGTGGCCGGTCTCCACCACCCAGCTGGCGAACGGCTCGGCCAGCAGCTCGTCGACGCGGGCGGCGGCCTCGTCGCCGGGGGCGAGGTTGACCGTGGTGGGGCGCTGCCCGTCCTCGGTGACCAGTTGCAGGCGGTCGCCCGCTTTGAGGGTCACCGGCCGCAGCGTCGCCTTCAGCACCGCCGGGGCCTGCCCGCGGCGGGCGCCGCTGGCCGTGGCCCGGACCAGGTCGGGTCCGAGCAGCAGGTCGCGTACCTCGGCCAGGGCCTGTACGAGGGTTCCGGAGGGTGCAGTCGCCATGCCTCAAGCATGCGCGATGCGCCCCGGCGGTCGCGGGCGGGCGTGGCAGGCGCCACGCCCGCTTCGCACCGGCCTCAGAACGTCGAGGGGTCGGAGGTGTAGTCGGGCATCTGCGAGATGTAGTAGAAGAAGATCACGATGCCGATCGTGGCGAGCAGGCCCAGGCCGGTCAGGATCCAGCCGACGATGATGCCCGCCAGCGCCATGCCGTCGCCGTCCTCGCCGTTGGCGCGCAGGCGCTTGCGGGCGACGTGGCCGAGGATCGCACCGATCGGGCCGATGATCACCCCGGGCGCCATGTAGACGAAGCACGAGACGAAGAAGCCCGCGATGGAGACCACCAGCGCCGCGATCGCCATGCCGTTGGTGCGCCGCTGCACGTACGCGTAGCCGTACGGGTAGGCCTGGTAGCCGGGCTGGGGATAACCCGGCTGGGCGTAGCCGGGCTGGGGATAACCGGGCTGGGCGTAGGTGGGCTGGCCGGGCGGGTACTGGCCCACGACCGTGGCCGGGCCGGACTGCGGGGCGCCCTCGGGCGCGGCCGGGAAGGCGCCTGCCCAGGTGCCGTACGGGTTGGCGGGCTGCGGGGCGGCCTCTGCCGCCGCGGGGGCGGGGGCACCGGCCGCATCGCCGAACGTCAGCGGCACAGGCTCGGGGAACACCGGCGAGGAGCCGGGCTCGGGGCTGGGCGGCGGGGACGCGGTGGGGTCGCTCATCGCGGGAACTCCAGGTAGAGAGAGGTCCCGTCAGAGTAAGGGGTGTTGCCTACTAGCGTCAGCTCGGACAAACCGGCAGGATCGAACCATGAACGAGCGGATGGATCCCTTCCGGCTGGACGGCCGGATCGCCCTGGTCACCGGCGCGGGCAGCCCGCACGGCATCGGCTTCGCCACCGCTCGCCAGCTCGCCGCGCTCGGTGCGAAGGTCGCCGTGGTCTCCACGACCCGGCGCATCCACGAGCGCGCGGGAGAGCTGGGCGTGCTGGGCTTCGTGGCCGATCTCACCCTGGAGGAGGAGGTCGGCGCCCTCGCCGACGCCGTCACCGAGCAGCTCGGCGACGTGGACATCCTGGTCAACAACGCCGGCCTGACCAGCCGGGCCATGCCCGAGGTGATCCGGCCGGTGGCGCAGCTGTCCTTCGAGGAGTGGCGCGCCGAGATCGACCGCAACCTCACCACGGCCTTCCTGTGCAGCCGGGCGTTCCTGAGCAGCATGTCGGAGCGCGGCTGGGGCCGCATCGTGAACCTGTCCGCGACCGCGGGCCCGGTCAACGCGCTGCCCGCCGAGGCGGGCTACGCCGCGGCCAAGGCCGGGGTGCTCGGCCTGACCCGGGCGCTGGCGATGGAGCTGGTCGCCGACGGCATCACCGTCAACGCGGTGGCGCCCGGCACCATCCACACCTCGGCGTCGACCCTGGTCGAGCTCAAGCAGGGATACGAGACCCCGATGGGCCGCCCCGGCACCCCGGACGAGGTCGCGGCGACGATCGCGTTCCTGTGCTCGCCCGCGGCGGGATACATCACGGGGCAGATGCTCGTGGTCGACGGCGGTCAGAGCGTCCGCCAGGGCTGAGCTCTGCTGTCGGCGCCCGCCTCCGCGGGCGCGGCGATCGGCCTTTCAGCCGACCGCATCGGCGCGTCGCTGCATCGCCTTCGGCGATGTCACGCTCCTTCACCGATGCGGTCGGCGGCCGATCGCGGGTCGGTGTCTAGGTCGAGCGGGTCTGGCGTTGGGGGTACGGGGGTACGGCGGGCGCCCAGCACGACTAGGGCCACGCCGCTGACCAGCAGGATGATGCCGGGCCAGGCGGCGGGGCGAGGTGCCTGGCCGAGCCAGGCCCAGCCGAGCAGGGCGGCGCCGGGCACCTCCAGCAGCACCAGCACGCTGATCGTGGTCGCCGAGATCTTGTGCAGGGCGTAGTTGAGCAGCGAGTGGCCCAGCAGCTGGGCCCCGCCGGTGAGCGCCAGCAGCGCCAGCCAGGTCGAACCGGCGTACCCGGACAGCGGGACGCCGAAGATCAGGCAGACCGTGAGCAGCAGCAGCGCGCAGACCGAGTAACAGACGGTGGTGTAGGTCGTGGTGCTGGTCTGGGCGCGTGCCTTCTCGCCCAGCGAGGTGTAGACGGCCGCCATGAGCCCTCCGACGACGGCCAGCACGTCGCCGAGCAGCGCGGTGTGGCCGCCGCTGGTGAAGTCGACGCCGGCGGTGAGCGCCGCCCCGGCCACGGCGGCGCCGATGCCGCACCAGGTCCAGCGGCCCAGGCTGCGCCCCTGGCCGAGCGCGATGAGACCGGCCCACACCGGTTGGGTGGCGACCAGGGCGGTGGCGGTGGCGACGGTGGTGAGCTTGGGCGCGGGCACCCAGGTGGCGAAGTGGGCCGCGAGCGCCACCCCGGCCAGCAGGCACCAGCGCAGCGCGCCCTTGGCCCGCAGACCGCGCAGCTCGTCGCGGCGGCGTACGGCGGCGACGGGGGCGAGCGCGCCGACGGCCAGGGCGTTGCGCCAGAAGGCGATCGCCAGGGCGGGGGCCGCGGCGTACGCGATGAGCGCGCCCGACGAGGAGACGGCGATGATCGCGACCGTCACGGCGGCGATGGTGAGCGTGTCGAGCCTGGGGCGCACGTCGCCCGATCCTGCCATACCACTCTGTGCGATCTTGTGGACACTGTGAGCGATCATCCTATGTCATTCACGTGACCGTATGATTACTCTCAACCGAATGGATCCATACCATTCGGTTTATCCCGGTTCCCCGCGCGCGCTGCTGCTCGACTTCTACGGCACGCTGACCAGCGCCTGCACCCGCGGCCCGGCACACGATCTGGTGCCCCGCCTGCTGGGCTGCGATCCGGCCGAGTACCGGGCGGTGCTCGACACGTCCTTCTACCCCCGCTGCCGCGCCGCCTACGGCGACGCGCTGGAGACCCTGCGCTGGATCGCCGACGAGCTCGGCGTCGCGCCCAGCGCCTCCCGGCTGCGGGCCGCGCAGGCCGCCCGGCTGATGGCGGTACGCGCCGACACCCGGCTGCGCCCCGAGGCCTTCCCCACCCTGTGGCAGCTGAGACGGCGCGGCGTCCGGCTCGCCGTCGTGAGCGACTGCGCCTGGGAGCTGCCCGAGATCATGCGCAGCCTGCCGATCACGCACCTGATCGACGCGAAGGTCTTCTCCGTACACGTCGGACACTGCAAGCCGCGTCCGGAGATGTACCTGACCGCCTGCGAGCAGCTCGGCGTCCACCCGCGGGACTGCGCGTTCGTCGGCGACGGCGGGTCGCGGGAGCTCAGCGGCGCGGAGGCGCTGGGCATCCGGGCGATCCGGCTGTCCGCCCCCGACCTGGTCGACCACCTGGTATTCGCCACCGACGACGCCTTCACCGGCCCGGCCGCCCCCACCCTCCCCGCCGCCACCGCCCTCGCCCTCGCCCCCACCCCCGCCACCCTCCCCTGACCCACCCGCCCCCATAACCGCCCCCGCCCCTGCCCCACCAGGGCCAGCCGGGCCGGGTGGGCCAGGTGGGGCCGGGCCGCGTGGGCCGGGGCGGGGCGGGCCGGGGCAAGTTGCCGGGCAATCGGGCGTATCTTGCGCCCGCATACGCCCGATTGCCCGGCAACTTGGGACCGGACCGGACCGGAACGGCGCGGGGGCGGGCGGGGTGGGCGGGGCTGGTGTCGGGTGGGGTGGGGCGGGTGAGAATGGTGGGCATGACCGATCCGTTGGTGGAAGAGGCCGGGAAGAAGGCCGCGATCGCGTGGGTGGCCGTGGCCGGCGGCCCCGCGTACGCGCTGTGGTGCCTGCCCCAGGACGGCCGACTGCACGTGGTCCTGGGGCCCGGCGAGCAGTCCGCGCCCGGACTCGCGGAGGCCGGGTCGGCCACCGTGACGCTGCGCGGTGACCACGGCGGCGCCGTGGCGACCTACCCGGCGGCGGTGGAGCGGATCGGGCCGCAGGACGAGCGCTGGGCGTCGGTCGCGGTGACCATGGCGGGAAAGCGCCTGAACGCGCCCGGCACGGCCGAGGCCCTGGCGGCGCGGTGGGCGGACGAGTGCGTGCTCCTGGCGCTCAGCCCGGCGGGCGAGCCGGTGCCCCGGGGTGACGCATCCGAGCGGGCCGAGGTCCGGCCCACCCCGGCGGCCAACGCGACGCGCAAGCCGTTCCGGCTGCACCGGGTACGCCGCCGCTGAGGCTGCCGCGCCACGGGGCTGGTGGAACGCCGCCAACCATGTGATAAATACGCATAACATGCCAATATGGCCACGGTGACCAGGGTCTTCGTCGCCCGGCTCGCCGGCCTCGCCGTCTTCGACCCGAACGGCGACCAGGTGGGCCGGGTCCGCGACGTGGTCGTCCGGGTACGCAGCACCCATCCCCCGCAGGTCGTCGGCATCGTCGCGGAGATGCCGCTGCGCCGCCAGATCTTCCTGCCCATCGGCCGGATCACCGGCATCGACACCGAGAGCGTGGTGCTCAGCTCGGGGCAGATCAACCTGCGCCGGTTCGCCAAGAACGCGACCGAGCTGCTGGTCCTGGCCGACCTGCTGGACCGGCGCGTGACCACGCCCAACGGCAGCGTGGCGATGGTGGTCGACGTGGCGATGGAGTCCGACCGGGCCGGGGAGTGGCAGCTGGGCCGGGTCGCGGTGCGCGACGTGACCAGCCGCCTGGGCCGGCGCGGGCAGCTGCACCAGTTCGAGTGGGAGGAGCTCACCGGCCTGATCGATCCGTCGGTGATCCAGGGCACGGCCTCGCTGCTGACCGTGCTGGAGAAGCTGCGCCCCGCCGACCTCGCCAGCGCCCTGCAGGACCTGCCCGACCAGCGCCGCCACGCGGTCGCCGCCGCCCTGGACGACGAGCGCCTCGCCGACGTGCTGGAGGAGCTGCCCGAGCACGACCAGGTCGACATCCTGGCCCGGCTGGACCGCGAACGCGCGGCCGACGTGCTGGAGGAGATGGACGCCGACGACGCCGCCGACCTGCTCGCCGAGCTGCCCCCGGTCGAGCGCCAGCTGCTGCTGGACCTGATGGAGCCGGAGGAGTCCGCCCCGGTCCGGGCCCTGATGCACTACCGGCCCAACACCGCGGGCGCGCTGATGACCAGCGAGCCGGTGATCCTGACCCCGGACGCGACGGTCGCCGACGGGCTGGCCCGCATCCGGGAGAAGCACCTGTCCCCCGCGCTGGCGTCGCAGGTGTTCGTGTGCCGGGCGCCGATCGACACCCCGACCGGCCGCTACCTGGGCACGGTGCACTTCCAGCGACTGCTGCGCGTGCCGCCCTCCGACCTGCTCGGCGGGGTGCTGGAGCGCGACATCGCGCCGCTGCCGCCGGACCTGCCGCTGGCGGAGATCACCCGGCGGATGGCGACGTACAACCTGGTGGCGATCGCGGTGGTGGACTCGGCCGACCGGCTGGTGGGCGCGGTGACCGTCGACGACGTGCTCGACCACCTGCTGCCGCGCGACTGGCGGGAACGGCACGAGACCCCGCGGAGCCCGTCGTGAGCGGGGCGCGATGAGCGAGCGCGGGCGGCTGGACCAGCCGCGCGACGCCAGCGGGGTACGGCTGCCCCGGCTCGACCCGGAGGCGTTCGGCGACTTCGCCGAGAAGTTCGCCCGCTTCATGGGTACGGCCAAGTTCATCGTCTACATGACGATCTTCGTGATCGTGTGGATCCTGCTGAACCTGATCGGCGTGTTCGGGATGCGCTGGGACCCGTACCCGTTCATCCTGCTCAACCTGTTCTTCAGCACGCAGGCGTCGTACGCGGCGCCGCTGATCCTGCTCGCGCAGAACCGGCAGGCCGACCGGGACCGGTTGACCCTGGACGAGGACCGCCGCCGCGCCACCGCGCAGAAAGCCGACACCGAGTTCCTCGCCCGCGAGATCGCCTCGCTGCGGATGGCGCTGAACGAGGTCGCCACCCGCGACTACATCCGCTCCGAGCTGGCCAAGCTGGCCGAGGAGCTCGACGACGCGGCGCAGCGCCGCCACCAGCTCGAACAGCGTGGCAACCGGACCGCGTGAGGGGCCGCCGCTGCGGGCATGGAAGGGGCCGCGCGCCGCAAGGGGCATGGCGCGCGGCCGACCCCATCGATCCTGCCACGCCGCGCGGTTTAGCTCATCCGGTACGCGAGAATCACTCAGCCGTACGCGGGAATGTTGCGCATGCCACCGCGCCCACCGGATGGGCAGTGATGATCAATACCGCGGGTAGCATGGGCGCATGTCCGCCGCTGCTGTGAACACCGACGAGCAGGCCGTCCTCACGGCGCTCGCCTCCGTGAACGACCCGGAGATCCGCCGTCCCATCACCGAGCTGGGGATGGTGGAGTCGGTCAAGGTCGACTCGGGCACGGCGCATGTCCGCATCCTGCTCACCGTCGCGGGCTGCCCGCTCAAGGACACCCTGCGCACCGACATCACCGCCGCCGCGACCACGGTCCCCGGCATCACCGCCGTCGAGATCGACTTCGGTGTGATGAGTCCCGACCAGCGCCAGGACCTGCAGAAGCGCCTGCGCGGCGGTGCCGCCGCCGAGCCGGTGATCCCGTTCTCGCAGCCCGGCAGCCGCACCCGCGTGTACGCGGTCGCCTCCGGCAAGGGCGGGGTCGGCAAGTCCAGCGTCACCGTCAACCTGGCCGCCGCGCTGGCCGCCCGGGGCATGTCCGTCGGCGTCGTCGACGCCGACATCTACGGCCACTCGGTGCCGCGCATGCTCGGCGTGGAAGGCCGCCCGACCCAGGTCGAAGACATGATCATGCCGCCGCAGGCGCACGGCGTGAAGGTCATCTCCATCGGTATGTTCACCAGCGGCAACGCCGCCGTCGTGTGGCGCGGGCCGATGCTGCACCGCGCCCTCCAGCAGTTCCTCGCCGACGTCTACTGGGGCGACCTCGACGTGCTGCTGCTCGACCTGCCGCCCGGCACCGGCGACATCGCCATCTCGCTGGCCCAGCTGCTGCCCACCGCCGAGATCCTGGTGGTCACCACGCCGCAGGCCGCTGCGGCCGAGGTCGCCGAGCGCGCGGGTGCCATCTCGTTGCAGACCCATCAGCGCCTGGTCGGCGTCATCGAGAACATGTCCGGGCTGACCCTGCCCGACGGCACCGTCCTTGAGGTGTTCGGTTCCGGCGGCGGCCAGACCGTGGCCGACTCGCTGACCCGCCTCACCGGCGCGCAGGTGCCGCTGCTGGGCCAGATCCCGCTGGACACCGGCGTACGCGAGGCCGGCGACGACGGCACCCCCGTGGTGCTGAGCGCCCCCGACTCCCCCGCCGGCAAGGCCCTCAACGCCATCGCCGACCGCCTGGCCGTCCGCCGCGACTCCCTCATCGGCAAGTCCCTGGGCCTGTCCCCCGCCCGCAAGTAGCCCGCGGCCCAGTTCCTCCCGCAGCCTGCCCGGCATGATCGTCGCCTGCGGTCCAAACCTGTGCCCCACGGCCAGGTCCTGACCGCAAGCGGCGATCATGCCTCCAGGCTGGCCGCGGCGACCATGCCTGGCAGCCGACGGGCACGGCGCTGGCCGCGGCGATCCTGCCCGCGGGCTGGCCGGTTTGATCGCTGTCTGCGGTCAGGAAACGGCCTTTGGGCGCGCTATTCGACCGAAAACGGCGATCACCGTCGGGGCAAACCCGGGTGATCGCCGTTTCAGGTAGCGAAGGGGACGACGGGGTCAGGTCGCGTCGTCGAAGTTGTGGACCCGCGGGGCGGGGGCGGCGGGGGTCGCGGCCACCTCGGGCGACGGGGTAGTCGAGGTCATCGCGCTGATCGAGGTGCGGGTCTCCTGGGCGGAGCGTTTCACGCCGTCGACCTCGTTGCGCAGGTCCTGGTAGAGACCGGTGAGCGGGTTGCGCAGCGCGGCCTCGTCCTCCTCGCTGAGCAGGTGCTTGCGGACGAACGCCTTCGGGTTCAGGTCCTCGATGCGGATGTCCGTGCCGAGCTCGCGGCTGAGGTCGCCGGTGGCGTTGGTCGCCATGGCGCGCAGGTTGCGCAGCATGCGCATCCCGTCCTGGATGACCTTGGGCAACTTCTCGCCGAAGATCAGCAGGGCGAGCAGGAGCAGCCCGATGAACTCCCAGCTGTTCAGGTTGTCTAGCACTGCTGCCTCCCGACTGAGTTCCGCATCGGCAAGGGTACGTCTGCCCCAGCCCGGCGGGCCACCCCTCAGTCGGCGTCAGCGACGAGGGTCACCGACGTATCGTGCCTGGTAGACCCTCGTTTATAGGTCACTTTGACCACGTCACCCGGTGCAGCTTTCCGCACAAGTGCGATGAGATCCGTGGGCTCGCTGACGACGTGCCCGCCGTAGGCGACCACCACGTCGCCGGTACGCATGCCCGCTTCGGCGGCCGGCCCCAGGGACACCACCTGCCCCAGCTTCACCCCGCCCGCCGGGCCGCGGAACGAGTCCTCCAGCTCGGCGCCGATCACGGTCCGGTGCGCCCGGCCCTCCGCGATGATCTCGTCGGCCACGCGGCGGGCGTGGTTGATCGGGATGGCGAAGGCCAGGCCGATGTTGCCCGCCGAATCCTCACTGCCCGCCATCGACTTGATCACGGCGTTGATGCCGACGACCTGCCCGGCCGCGTCGACCAGCGGGCCGCCGGAGTTGCCGTGGTTGACCGCGGCGTCGGTCTGGATCGCCGCGTAGTAGCGGGTGGTGCCGTTGTCGGCGGCGGTGGCGATGGGCCGGTCCAGCGCGCTGACGATGCCTGCGGTCACCGTGCCGCGCAGCGCCAGCGGCGAGCCGACCGCGACCACCGCGTCGCCCACCGCGACCGTGTCCGAGTCGCCCAGCACGGCGGGTGTCACCTGGTGCTTGCCCTGGATCTGGAGCACGGCGACGTCGGACTCGGGGTCGGAGCCGACCAGCTTGGCGGGTGAGGTGCTGCCGTCGTCGAAGATCACGGTGGCCACGCCGGAGCCGCCCGAGACCACGTGGTCGTTGGTGACCACGTATCCGGAGGAGGTGACGACGAAGCCGGAGCCCAGTGAGACGCTGCCGTCGACCGGCACCCGGACCGTCACCACGCTGGGCAGGACCATGCGGGCGACGGCGGCCAGGGAATCGGGGGCGCGCTGCACCGGCGAGCTGCCGGGGGCGCCGAGCACCGAGCGGACCGTGACCGGATCGTCGCTGAAACGTACGCCCATCGCGCCGCCGAGCACTCCGGCGAGCAGCCCCGCGAGCACCGCCGCTCCGGCGACTGTCCACAACGTACGACGTCGGGTATGG is a window from the Catellatospora sp. TT07R-123 genome containing:
- a CDS encoding DEAD/DEAH box helicase codes for the protein MTDITNNSTPTLAPTFAELGVRPETVASLAAMGIERAFAIQEYALPIALRGGDMIGQAPTGTGKTFGFGIPLIDRVTAPGEGEGAGAPQALVVVPTRELGLQVAKDLAGAGKSRGVRVLALYGGVAYEPQVDALKSGVEILVSTPGRLLDLCKQKHLKLDKVRALVLDEADRMLDLGFLDDVEKILSMLPVERQTMLFSATMPDPIVALSRRFLRTPVTVHAGHTTEPGVSPQTKQVVYRTHQLNRLELLARVLQANGRGLTMIFTRTKRNADRVSEDLDFRGFAAAAVHGDLGQGARERALRAFRAGKIDVLVATDVAARGLDVSGVTHVINYDCPDDPETYVHRIGRTGRAGATGVAVTFVDWEDMPRWRIVEKTLSLELTGPDGPVETYHTSPWVYSDLDIPTDITGTLPSAQRSRAGLSAEVEEDLGGSRRGVRNKRGPAEQAAPPRERSPRRRRRLTDEADVEAVPADAEASDPAEEAGTADGTSRSRSRRRRRRSGAAAAASVTHEHEGSTEPAPPREPTLVVEFSDNAAPADPAEAPARSRRRRRRPTTTTTD
- a CDS encoding biliverdin-producing heme oxygenase yields the protein MSEPFSARLRTATWTDHKAAEQTTFLDDLTRGRLPLAAHAALTAQHHLIYEVLEEAARPWAGHPVAGAFHHDGLTRLPALAADLEFLLGADWRDALSPVPATAEYTARLRETAFTWPGGYVAHHYNRYLGDLSGGQYVARALARAYHLDGDGLRFYDFTPLGDLDAFKNGYRAALDAAPWDGAEQERIVDEVRLAYRLNTEVLADLGRVHPNPFPPEVIAQIMRHMNDDHAGDSLLICRAALPEHTRPQASAAVMSGMDAVGLEFRAVVDGVDTPIRVPFAQRLTERAQVRVEVTRLYREACQVLGVPAR
- a CDS encoding SAM-dependent methyltransferase; this encodes MATAPSGTLVQALAEVRDLLLGPDLVRATASGARRGQAPAVLKATLRPVTLKAGDRLQLVTEDGQRPTTVNLAPGDEAAARVDELLAEPFASWVVETGHGSLRLQATKKGAVLHRGAAVAPPAGTGHDRAKEHLIDPGDPLYDVIGGDAAKRRQVDAFLRALAATLPDPEQLPRPLHVVDLGCGNAYLTFAAYRYLSGQGVDVRLTGVDIRPDQRERNTALARRLGWEEHVTFVAGSIADAPVDTADVVLALHACDTATDDALARAITWDARWILAAPCCHKDISRQLRKRPPQGAYAMLTEHGILRERFADVLTDTVRAALLRRHGYAVEVVEFIDSAHTPRNAMIRARRTGAAPAADPDLDSLLDQWHIHPHLATLLTDPS
- a CDS encoding DUF4190 domain-containing protein, producing the protein MSDPTASPPPSPEPGSSPVFPEPVPLTFGDAAGAPAPAAAEAAPQPANPYGTWAGAFPAAPEGAPQSGPATVVGQYPPGQPTYAQPGYPQPGYAQPGYPQPGYQAYPYGYAYVQRRTNGMAIAALVVSIAGFFVSCFVYMAPGVIIGPIGAILGHVARKRLRANGEDGDGMALAGIIVGWILTGLGLLATIGIVIFFYYISQMPDYTSDPSTF
- a CDS encoding SDR family NAD(P)-dependent oxidoreductase, with protein sequence MNERMDPFRLDGRIALVTGAGSPHGIGFATARQLAALGAKVAVVSTTRRIHERAGELGVLGFVADLTLEEEVGALADAVTEQLGDVDILVNNAGLTSRAMPEVIRPVAQLSFEEWRAEIDRNLTTAFLCSRAFLSSMSERGWGRIVNLSATAGPVNALPAEAGYAAAKAGVLGLTRALAMELVADGITVNAVAPGTIHTSASTLVELKQGYETPMGRPGTPDEVAATIAFLCSPAAGYITGQMLVVDGGQSVRQG
- a CDS encoding DMT family transporter, with product MAGSGDVRPRLDTLTIAAVTVAIIAVSSSGALIAYAAAPALAIAFWRNALAVGALAPVAAVRRRDELRGLRAKGALRWCLLAGVALAAHFATWVPAPKLTTVATATALVATQPVWAGLIALGQGRSLGRWTWCGIGAAVAGAALTAGVDFTSGGHTALLGDVLAVVGGLMAAVYTSLGEKARAQTSTTTYTTVCYSVCALLLLTVCLIFGVPLSGYAGSTWLALLALTGGAQLLGHSLLNYALHKISATTISVLVLLEVPGAALLGWAWLGQAPRPAAWPGIILLVSGVALVVLGARRTPVPPTPDPLDLDTDPRSAADRIGEGA